The sequence CTTGTCGCTGCAAGCCCTTCCACCGTGGATCGGTCATTATCACCGGTTTCAAGATAGGATTCCTGCATCCGTGAGATGAGGAACACTTCGTAGTCCATGCTCAATCCGAACACGAGACTGAACACGATGACCGGAATGATGAGCGCGATCGTCCCTGGATGGAGTCCGAAATGGCCATATTGGAAAATATAGACGAGCAGGCCGAACGATGCGGACAGGCCGCCGATGTTCATCACAATCGCCTTGAACGGGATGAGCAGCGACCGGAATGCGAGCATCAGGATGATGAATGTCGAGACGATGATGATCAGCAGAGCATAGACGATATTGTCCGCGATTTCATCGAAAATCTCCTGGTTGAATTTCGCTTCTCCGCCGATTTTCATGTCCCAGGGAGTATCCTTCTCCGACCAGGTGCGAGCCCAGTCCTGCGCTTCCGTGGAGGCCCCGTCGGCGTTCAGAGTGACCGGAATCATGAGCCGGTCCCCTGATGTGAAGGCGTCCAGCAGGGGCTCGAGTTTTGCCTGCTGTTCAGGGACCTGAAGTGCCTGGCTGAAGACGGTGGGGTCCCCGATGCCGCTCTCACTGAACACAGTCGTCACCTGCCCCGTGAGCGGATCTTGTTCGAGCGCCTCCTGTACATCTTTCATGGCATCGAGCCCGTCATCGTCAGTCCAGCCGCCGTCCCGCTCGGCGATGACGAAGGCGGTCGACTCATCCCGCATGCCGAATGCATCTTCCATATGCTCATACGCAGATCGGGTATCATACGTGAGGGGAAGTGAGTCGATCTGCGGGATGGTGAGGGTCATGTTGCGGACGGGAATGAGCGCCGTGCCCAAGATAGCAAGCGCGACAATCGTAATCAGGACAGGCCGCTTGATGACGCCTTCTGCGAACTTCCGCCAGCCGTCCGTGTCATGCTTCACACGGAGCACTTTCCCTTTGTCGATCCGCTCCTTCAAAACGAGCAGGACGGACGGCAGCAGGGTGATCGACGCAAGGACCGCCATCGTCACGACGATCATACCGCCGAGGGCGATGTTCTGGAAGATGTCCACCCGGATGAGCAGCATGGCACCGAGACCGATGAACACACAGAATGCCGAGAAGATGATCGACCGGCCGGCGGTTTCAATGGTTGTCCGCACAGCGCCCGGGATCGGCTGCAGCTTCCGCTCTTCCCGGTAGCGGCTGATGAACAGCAGCGCAAAGTCGATACTGAGCGCCAGACCGAGCATCGGGATAATATTCAGGACGAAAATGGACAGGTCGACATACTTGCCGAACAGCGCCAGGATGCCGAATGACGGAATGATCGTCGCCACACCGATCAGGATCGGCACGAGCGATGCGGTCACGGTGCCGAATGCGAACAGCAGCACAATCAGGGCGATCGGCAGTCCGATGGCTTCCGCGATCATCAGGTCTTTCTGGCTCGCCGTATTGATATCCTTCGTGATCGGGGACTGCCCGGTCAGCGTGATGCCGTCATCGGTGCCGACCGCGTCTCGGATTTTGGAGACGATGTCGGATTTATCGCTTTCACTGTCATCGAACTGCAGGAGAGCATAGGAGATATCCGGTTTATGCTGATCGGGTTCATCGAGCGGGGACACGATGTTTTCCGTGAGTGTCAGCCGGCTGACCGCGGACAAGGCGTCTTGGATTTCACTGTCGGTCTTCCGCTCGAATACGAGAAACATCGTTTCATCAGGCTGGTCGAAATCATGCGTCAGGATATGCGAGACATCTTCCTGTTCGCCGTCCATCCGGAACCCATCTCCTTCGAGCAGGCCCGGCAGCCGGATTGCAAAGACGGCGAGCCCGGCCAGCAGTACGAGCCAGGCAGCGATGACCCATTTGTAGCGAGCGGCGATAAATCTTGAAAACGTCTTCATGGCATACTCCTTCTTTCTCTCAGGAAATCCTTTCCTTCATCATAGCGGCTCACTGCCGGGAAGGGAACTGATTTGTGGGGAAGAATACGCGCGGCCGGGGAGCAGATACGCGCGGCCGGGGAGAGAATACGCGCGCGCCCGGAAATATGCGCGGCGCCAGTCCAAATACGCGCGGCCCAGGCCGAGATACGCGCGCGCAGCAAGCCCAGAACCATAAAAAAACCGCCCCCCGGAGGGAGCGGTTTTGTAAGGGTGAAGTCAATTAGTTCTTTTCAACGTTTGTAGCTTGAAGACCGCGCTGGCCTTGCTCGATGTCGAAAGTTACGTCCTGGCCTTCTTCAAGAGTCTTGAAGCCTTCGCCTTGGATAGCTGAGAAGTGTACGAATACGTCGTCGCCATCTTCACGCTCGATGAAGCCATAACCTTTTTCTGCGTTAAACCATTTTACTTTACCATGTTCCATGTTTGTTTCCTCCTCGTATGCAACCAGCATACATTGTGTTACTATCCTTGCTCAAGTCTTAAAGGGTCAAGTGCACCTCGACCATCGCACCGAACAAAAATAATTCTTCTTTATCATAACAGAGGTGTTCTGGGAGTGCAACCCATACGATTCAAATTAAAAGAACAAGTCCAGCAATTGATACAGAACCGCTGCCATGGCTGCGGAGATCGGCATCGTGATCACCCAGGTGATGACAATCTTCTTCGCTGTGCCCCATTTCACGCCTTTGACCCGCTGTGCAGACCCGACGCCCATGATGGACGAAGAGATGACATGTGTGGTGGAGACCGGCAGATGGAGAAGCGTCGCACCGAAAATGATGGCAGCCGAGTTGAGATCGGCCGCCGCACCGTGGATCGGCCGGATCTTCATGATTTTACCGCCGACGGTCTTGATGATCTTATAGCCGCCGATCGAGGTGCCGATTCCCATCGAGGTGGCCGCTGCAATGCGGACCCACATCTGGATGTCGTCACCGGTCTGCAGGTTGGCCGCGATCAGCGCCATCGTGATGATCCCCATCGCTTTCTGCGCGTCATTCGTTCCGTGCGTGAATGACTGGATTGCAGCCGTCAAGATCTGCAGATAGCGGATGCGCTTGTTCGCCTTGAACAGGTTGCGGTTCTTCAGCACCCGGCGCAGCAGCGACATGACGATGAAGCCGCCGACGATTGCGATGACCGGGGAGATCAGCAGGGCTTCCAGGATTTTGATGAATCCACTGTAATTCAGGATCGCAAAACCGGCTGCTGAAATCGCAGCACCCGCGATCGAGCCGATCAGCGCATGCGACGAACTGGACGGGATACCGAAATACCAAGTCACCAAGTTCCAGATGATTGCGGACAGCAGGGCGGCCAGGATGACCAGGGAGCCGTTTTCCAGTGTGAACGGGTCGACGATGTCCTTTGAAATCGTCTTTGCGACCCCTGTGAACGTCAGGGCGCCGGCGAAATTCATGGTGGCCGCCAGCAGAATGGCCACACGCGGCTTCAGCGCCCGTGTGGAAACGGACGTCGCGATTGCGTTCGCAGTATCGTGGAATCCGTTGATGAAGTCGAAGGCGAGTGCACAGACGACGATTAAGATCGTCAGAAGGAGAACTATATCCATTGTAGGCCTCCTTAGGCGTTCCGCATGATGATCGTCTCAATCAGATTGGCGACATCCTGGCAGTAGTCTGCGATTTCTTCGAGCAGTTCATAGATATCTTTCAATTTGATGATTTGGATCGGATCGGTCTCCGTCACGAACAGCTGCTTGATGGATGTCCGCAGCACTTCGTCGCAGATGCGTTCGTACTCCTTGATGCTGACAGCGTGTTCGCGCATCTCCACGAGTTTCTTGCGCTCCAGCAGTTTCATCGCTTTAACGATTTCGTCCGAGCTTTTCACGATGTTTTCCATGAATTTGTGCATATATCCGTCGATTTCCGTGAGCGAGAACATTTCCAGGTTGGCAGCGAAATGTTCGACACCGTCGAGGATATCATCCATTTTGATGGCCACTTGCAGGATGTCTTCCCGCTCGATCGGTGTCATGAAAGAGGTATTGAGATTGGTGATGAGGTCGTGGATCAGATCATCGCCTTCCGTTTCATACCACTTCAATTTGATGCTGACTTCTTTCAAGTCGGCAGCGGAATTCACTTTATAATCATTTGCATAGTGCATCGCTTCCTGCACGTGTTCGGCAATGGCGACCAGGGCTGCAAAGAAAGGATCTGTTTTTCTCGGGCTGAACATGGCTGACCTCCATCCGGATATTCGGAATGTAATAATTTGATAACGCATCTATCATAGCAAACCGCCGCCGTTTAGACGAATAGATTTTTTCAGGATTCGACAATTTTCTCGAGTTCTGCATCCGGTTATCCATTTTTTATTCATATTTGTCAGCCTTCTCTCACTTTTAGTGCATTATTCAAAATTTTTTCAGCGGAATGAATCCTTTCGCTTGCTTGCCCGTATACAATAGGCAAAGGAGGTGTTTGAAATGGAAGTGTTCGGAATCCCGATCGGCGACCTATACTTACCTGTCCTTATCATTTCAGGGATTGCTACGCTGTTATACTTATTCTTCAGTGATCTGACAGATGGATCCGGTGAACTTCATCCATTGCTCGATCCAGCTGTGCTGCTTCCGTTCGTCACATTGACGGCGACATGGGGATACATCCTGGAGCTGGTTACGGGGCTCGGCAGCGGCTGGGTTCTGGCGATTTCACTTGCGGCATCAGCCGTGCTTGATTTCCTGCTGTATTTCTTCATCCTGCTGCCGCTCAAATCCGCAGAAGTATCGCTTGCCTATAATGATGAATCGCTTGCCGGTAAGGTCGGGAAGGTGATTGTCCCGATTCCGGCGGACGGATTCGGGGAGATCGTCATCGAGACGGTCAACGGACTGCTGTCGAAGCGGGCCGCCGGCTATGAGAACACCCCAATCGAGTACGGGAAGGAAGTTCTGATTATCGAGGTGACGGCCGGGACGTTCATCGTCAAAGAATACGAGCCTTTCCGTTTCAAATAACTTTTTAGCAGAAAAAAGGGGGAAAAGACATGCCAGCAGAATTGCCAGCGATGTGGATTGCCATTGCCATCGCCGTATTTGTTGTGTTAGCCGTTATTCTCGTGTACGTCACGAAGTACCGTACAGTCGGTCCGGATGAGGCACTGATCGTGACAGGCAGCTATTTGGGATCGAAAAATGTCCATACGGATGACTCCGGAAACAGAGTGAAGATCATCCGGGGCGGCGGTACATTCGTGCTGCCGGTATTCCAGCAGGCGACACCGCTCAGCCTGCTGTCGAGCAAACTGGAAGTGACGACACCGGAAGTGTATACGGAGCAAGGCGTACCAGTCATGGCGGACGGCACGGCGATCATCAAGATCGGCGGCTCGATCTCCGAGATCGCGACTGCCGCCGAGCAGTTCCTCGGGAAGTCGAAGGAAGACCGGGAGAATGAAGCGAAAGAGGTGCTCGAAGGTCACCTGCGCTCGATCCTCGGGTCGATGACCGTCGAAGAGATCTATAAGAACCGTGACAAGTTCTCACAGGAAGTGCAGCGCGTTGCTTCCCAGGATCTAGCGAAAATGGGATTGGTCATTGTATCCTTTACCATCAAGGATGTGCGCGATAAGAACGGCTACCTCGACTCGCTCGGGAAGCCGCGGATCGCACAGGTGAAACGGGATGCGGACATTGCCACAGCGATTTCCGAAAAAGAGACGCGGATTAAAAACGCGGAAGCCTCGAAGGAAGCGCAGAAAGCGGAAATCGAGCGTGCCACGGAGATTGCAGAAGCCGAAAAAGAGAACCAGCTGAAAGTGGCGGGTTACCGTCTTGAACAGGATGCTGCACGGGCCCGTGCCGACCAGGCGTATGAGCTGCAGACAGCACGCTCGAAGCAGGAAGTCATGGAACAGGAAATGCAGATCCGGATCATCGAGCGTCAGAAGCAGATCGAACTCGAAGAGAAAGAGATCCAGCGCCGTGAACGCCAGTATGACTCCGAAGTGAAGAAGAAAGCGGATGCGGACCGCTACTCCGTCGAGCAGAACGCAGCCGCGGAGAAATCCCGTCAGCTCGCGGAAGCCGATGCCGAGAAATACCGCATCGAAGCACGTGCAGCGGCCGATGCGGAGAAAGTCCGTCTCGACGGTACGGCACGCGCCGACGCCCAGCGCGCACAGGGTGAGTCCGAAGCGGAAGTCATCCGCCTGAAAGGTCTCGCGGAAGCGGAAGCGAAGCGCAAAATCGCAGAAGCCTTCGAACACTATGGCCAGGCCGCGATGCTCGACATGATCGTCGGCATGCTTCCGGAGTATGCGAAGCAGGTCGCGAGTCCGCTCAGCAACATCGACAAGATCACGGTCGTCGACACGGGCAGCGGGGAAGGCGGCGGTGCCAACAAAGTCACCGGTTACGCCACCGACCTCATGTCCACCATGCAGGAATCGCTCGGCGCGACAACTGGTCTCAACATCAAGGAGATGCTCGAGAGCTACGCCGGCAAAGGATCTGTCCGCCCGAGCATCGACAGCCTGACCGACGAACTGAAGAAATCCCGCTCGCCGCTCGCGGCAACGACGGAAGAGCCATCCAAGAACGAACCGAAGCAAACAGAAGACTGATATGCAGCTGCCGCTCCCTGAACTGGGGAGCGGCAGTTTTTGTTATGGAGGAACCTTCATGAAAAACTTGAAAGTGCTCATAAACCGCGCCAAACCGCTCATAAACTCCCCAAAGTGATCATAAATCAAAAAAGTGATCATAAACCACACCCAAGCGCTCATAACTTCACAATTCAGTCCTCCAGTGCCCCTCGGCCGCGGCTCAACTGCTGCAACTTCAAACTCCCGGGCCGCGCAAAATGAAGAAGTCAAGGGCTGGCTTGCCGGCTCCGCTGCGCTCATATTTTCTGAGGCGAGATCGGGGACGGGGAGTGCTGCCAAGAGCAAAGTGATCATAAACCTGGTCAAACCGCTCATAAATCAGCGAAAGTGATCATAAACACAGGTTTCCGCTCATAAACTCTCCGAAGTGATCATAAATCAAAAAAAGTGATCATAAACCACGTTCCAGTGCTCATAACTTCACAATTCAGTCCTCCAGCGCCCCTCGGCCGCGGCGCAATGCACCTCCCCCTGCGCGACTCTTCCAATCTTAAGAATTTCTTCATTTCCCTGCACACTTTATCTAAAGATTTGCCTGTCATACTTGGTCTATCAGCAAAACCAAGGGGGACACAATGGTGATCAAAGCAGAACATATATCACATTCATTCAAAATAGGAAAGAAGGGCAAGGAGCGGCCGGTGCCGGTCCTGAAAGACCTGACGCTCGAAGTGGGCAGAGGGGAGATCGTCTCGATCGTCGGCCGGAGCGGTTCCGGCAAATCGACACTGCTGCACATACTGGCAGGCTTCCTGAAGCCGGAATCCGGTACGATCACAGTGAACGGAACGGTGACTTCGGGGTTTAATGAGACCGAAAGCGCGGCGTTCCGGCTTGATCAGTTCGGTTTCATCTTCCAGAACTTCCAGCTCATGCCCGGCTTGACGACGTTTGAGAATATCGAACTGCCGCTCAAGCTGAAAGGGGTTAGCCGGACGGTGCGTCGCGCAGAAGTGACGGAACTGCTGAAGCAGGTCGGCCTGCAGGGAGTCCGCGATCATTACCCGAATGAGCTGTCGGGCGGCCAGCAGCAGCGGGTCAGCATCGCGCGCGCATTGATTACGAATCCGCCGGTCATTTTTGCGGATGAACCGACGGGCAGTCTCGACTCGGAAACCGAGCAGGAAATCCTGACCCTCATCCGGTCGCTGAACAAGACACGCGGCATCACGTTCGTCATCATCACGCATGACGACGAAGTGGCCGACACGGCGGACCGGGTCTATCAGATGCACGATGGCGTGCTTCTTGCAGGAGGTGCCCGTCATGCAGGTTAAGGACCAGTTCGATTTTGTCCGGCAGCATATCCGGAAGAACCGGCTGCGTGTGTTCATGACGGTGCTCGCCGCTACAATGGGGACGGCTTTCCTCATCATCCTGGCGTCCGTCGGCTTCGGCATCCAGGACACGCTGCGCAAGGAAATCCTCGACAACCGGCTCGTCACGCAGATCGAGGTGTATGCGCAAGATTTGAATGCAGAGAAAGCGGAAAACATGAAGAAGATCGGGCATGTCAATGCGGTCGTGCTGCGTCAGAGTGTCACAGCCTGGCAGAAGATGGAGCTCGACGGCTTCACCGGCCACAGTACACTGTCGGTCTCTGATTTTGAGGAAGAGGCGAAAGCCGGGTTTGCGCTCGATGAAGGGCGGCTGCCGGAAGACGCGCATGAAGTCGTCGTCGGTCATGACTTCGCAATAAGCCTCATTGATGAAGAAGCTGCCCAAGAGAAGACAGATGACGCAACGGCCGAGGACCCGGAATTGCCGACGTATAAAGAGCCTCTGCTCGGCAAAACATTCACGTACGAACTCGGCGACTACATGAAAGACCAGTCATTCGGCAAGCCCGTGGAACTGACGATTGTCGGCATCGCAAAAGCCCCTGCCAAGGATTTCATCCAGGATAACCGTG comes from Sporosarcina trichiuri and encodes:
- a CDS encoding MMPL family transporter, which gives rise to MKTFSRFIAARYKWVIAAWLVLLAGLAVFAIRLPGLLEGDGFRMDGEQEDVSHILTHDFDQPDETMFLVFERKTDSEIQDALSAVSRLTLTENIVSPLDEPDQHKPDISYALLQFDDSESDKSDIVSKIRDAVGTDDGITLTGQSPITKDINTASQKDLMIAEAIGLPIALIVLLFAFGTVTASLVPILIGVATIIPSFGILALFGKYVDLSIFVLNIIPMLGLALSIDFALLFISRYREERKLQPIPGAVRTTIETAGRSIIFSAFCVFIGLGAMLLIRVDIFQNIALGGMIVVTMAVLASITLLPSVLLVLKERIDKGKVLRVKHDTDGWRKFAEGVIKRPVLITIVALAILGTALIPVRNMTLTIPQIDSLPLTYDTRSAYEHMEDAFGMRDESTAFVIAERDGGWTDDDGLDAMKDVQEALEQDPLTGQVTTVFSESGIGDPTVFSQALQVPEQQAKLEPLLDAFTSGDRLMIPVTLNADGASTEAQDWARTWSEKDTPWDMKIGGEAKFNQEIFDEIADNIVYALLIIIVSTFIILMLAFRSLLIPFKAIVMNIGGLSASFGLLVYIFQYGHFGLHPGTIALIIPVIVFSLVFGLSMDYEVFLISRMQESYLETGDNDRSTVEGLAATSKVITSAALIMIVLTGAFAFTDVMPVKQIGVGIAIAVAIDATIIRLLLVPSLMKLFGDWNWWLPFRKDKFQ
- a CDS encoding SPFH domain-containing protein, yielding MWIAIAIAVFVVLAVILVYVTKYRTVGPDEALIVTGSYLGSKNVHTDDSGNRVKIIRGGGTFVLPVFQQATPLSLLSSKLEVTTPEVYTEQGVPVMADGTAIIKIGGSISEIATAAEQFLGKSKEDRENEAKEVLEGHLRSILGSMTVEEIYKNRDKFSQEVQRVASQDLAKMGLVIVSFTIKDVRDKNGYLDSLGKPRIAQVKRDADIATAISEKETRIKNAEASKEAQKAEIERATEIAEAEKENQLKVAGYRLEQDAARARADQAYELQTARSKQEVMEQEMQIRIIERQKQIELEEKEIQRRERQYDSEVKKKADADRYSVEQNAAAEKSRQLAEADAEKYRIEARAAADAEKVRLDGTARADAQRAQGESEAEVIRLKGLAEAEAKRKIAEAFEHYGQAAMLDMIVGMLPEYAKQVASPLSNIDKITVVDTGSGEGGGANKVTGYATDLMSTMQESLGATTGLNIKEMLESYAGKGSVRPSIDSLTDELKKSRSPLAATTEEPSKNEPKQTED
- a CDS encoding cold-shock protein, producing the protein MEHGKVKWFNAEKGYGFIEREDGDDVFVHFSAIQGEGFKTLEEGQDVTFDIEQGQRGLQATNVEKN
- a CDS encoding DUF47 domain-containing protein, which codes for MFSPRKTDPFFAALVAIAEHVQEAMHYANDYKVNSAADLKEVSIKLKWYETEGDDLIHDLITNLNTSFMTPIEREDILQVAIKMDDILDGVEHFAANLEMFSLTEIDGYMHKFMENIVKSSDEIVKAMKLLERKKLVEMREHAVSIKEYERICDEVLRTSIKQLFVTETDPIQIIKLKDIYELLEEIADYCQDVANLIETIIMRNA
- a CDS encoding inorganic phosphate transporter, with protein sequence MDIVLLLTILIVVCALAFDFINGFHDTANAIATSVSTRALKPRVAILLAATMNFAGALTFTGVAKTISKDIVDPFTLENGSLVILAALLSAIIWNLVTWYFGIPSSSSHALIGSIAGAAISAAGFAILNYSGFIKILEALLISPVIAIVGGFIVMSLLRRVLKNRNLFKANKRIRYLQILTAAIQSFTHGTNDAQKAMGIITMALIAANLQTGDDIQMWVRIAAATSMGIGTSIGGYKIIKTVGGKIMKIRPIHGAAADLNSAAIIFGATLLHLPVSTTHVISSSIMGVGSAQRVKGVKWGTAKKIVITWVITMPISAAMAAVLYQLLDLFF
- a CDS encoding ABC transporter ATP-binding protein; this encodes MIKAEHISHSFKIGKKGKERPVPVLKDLTLEVGRGEIVSIVGRSGSGKSTLLHILAGFLKPESGTITVNGTVTSGFNETESAAFRLDQFGFIFQNFQLMPGLTTFENIELPLKLKGVSRTVRRAEVTELLKQVGLQGVRDHYPNELSGGQQQRVSIARALITNPPVIFADEPTGSLDSETEQEILTLIRSLNKTRGITFVIITHDDEVADTADRVYQMHDGVLLAGGARHAG